Proteins from one Microtus pennsylvanicus isolate mMicPen1 chromosome 7, mMicPen1.hap1, whole genome shotgun sequence genomic window:
- the S1pr1 gene encoding sphingosine 1-phosphate receptor 1 produces MVSTSVPVVKALRSSVSDYGNYDIIVRHYNYTGKLNIGLEKDHGIKLTSVVFILICCFIILENIFVLLTIWKTKKFHRPMYYFIGNLALSDLLAGVAYAANLLLSGATTYKLTPAQWFLREGSMFVALSASVFSLLAIAIERYITMLKMKLHNGSNSSRSFLLISACWVISLILGGLPIMGWNCINSLSSCSTVLPLYHKHYILFCTTVFTLLLLSIVILYCRIYSLVRTRSRRLTFRKNISKASRSSEKSLALLKTVIIVLSVFIACWAPLFILLLLDVGCKAKTCNILYKAEYFLVLAVLNSGTNPIIYTLTNKEMRRAFIRIVSCCKCPNGDSTGKFKRPIIPGMEFSRSKSDNSSHPQKDDGDNPETIMSSGNVNSSS; encoded by the coding sequence ATGGTGTCCACCAGCGTCCCTGTGGTTAAGGCCCTTCGTAGCTCAGTTTCCGACTATGGCAACTATGATATCATAGTCCGGCATTATAACTACACAGGCAAATTGAACATCGGGTTGGAGAAGGACCACGGCATTAAACTGACTTCAGTGGTCTTCATTCTCATCTGCTGCTTCATCATCCTAGAGAATATATTTGTCTTGCTAACTATCTGGAAAACCAAGAAGTTCCATCGGCCCATGTACTATTTCATCGGCAACCTGGCCCTCTCGGACCTGTTAGCAGGAGTGGCTTATGCAGCTAACCTGCTGTTATCTGGGGCCACCACCTACAAGCTCACCCCCGCCCAGTGGTTTCTGCGGGAAGGGAGTATGTTTGTGGCTCTGTCGGCCTCGGTGTTCAGCCTCCTTGCCATCGCTATAGAGCGCTACATCACCATGCTGAAGATGAAACTGCACAATGGGAGCAACAGCTCGCGCTCGTTTCTGCTGATCAGCGCCTGCTGGGTCATCTCCCTGATTCTGGGGGGCCTGCCCATCATGGGCTGGAACTGCATCAACTCGCTGTCCAGCTGCTCCACCGTGCTCCCGCTCTACCACAAGCACTATATTCTCTTCTGCACCACCGTCTTCACCTTGCTCCTGCTGTCCATCGTCATTCTCTACTGCAGGATCTACTCCTTGGTCAGGACTCGAAGCCGCCGCCTGACCTTCCGAAAGAACATTTCCAAGGCCAGCCGCAGTTCTGAGAAGTCGCTGGCCTTACTGAAGACCGTGATCATTGTCCTGAGTGTCTTCATTGCCTGCTGGGCCCCTCTCTTCATCCTGCTGTTACTGGATGTGGGCTGCAAGGCGAAGACCTGCAACATCCTGTACAAAGCAGAGTACTTCCTGGTGTTGGCTGTGCTGAACTCAGGTACCAATCCCATCATTTACACCCTGACCAACAAGGAGATGCGCAGGGCCTTCATCCGGATCGTATCCTGTTGCAAATGTCCCAACGGAGACTCCACTGGCAAATTCAAGCGGCCCATCATCCCAGGCATGGAATTCAGCCGCAGCAAATCAGACAACTCCTCCCACCCACAGAAGGACGATGGGGACAACCCAGAGACCATTATGTCTTCTGGAAACGTCAACTCTTCCTCTTAA